A DNA window from Canis lupus familiaris isolate Mischka breed German Shepherd chromosome 10, alternate assembly UU_Cfam_GSD_1.0, whole genome shotgun sequence contains the following coding sequences:
- the CPT1B gene encoding carnitine O-palmitoyltransferase 1, muscle isoform isoform X1: MAEAHQAVAFQFTVTPDGVDFRLSREALKHIYLSGINSWKKRLIRIKNGILRGVYPGSPTSWLVIVMATVGSSYCKVDISMGLVCCIQRCLPEGCGPYRTPQTRALLSMAIFSTGVWMMGIFFFRQTLKLLLSYHGWMFEMHGQTSHFTKVWAVSRSRWRGSGIWFETLGTSFGVVSWERQICVRLLSSRRPMLYSFQTSLPKLPVPSVPATVQRYLESVRPLLDDEEYYRMEVLAKEFQDKTAPRLQKYLVLKSWWATNYVSDWWEEYVYLRSRAPLVVNSNYYVMDFVLIKNTNIQAARLGNVVHAMIMYRRKLDREEIKPVMALGIVPMCSYQMERMFNTTRIPGKETDLLQHLSDSRHVAVYHKGRFFKLWLYEGSQLLKPCDLELQFQRILDDPSPPQPGEEKLAALTAGGRLEWAQARQAFFSSGKNKAALDAIERAAFFVALDEESHHYDPEDEASLSLYGKALLHGNCYNRWFDKSFTVIAFKNGQLGLNTEHAWADAPIIGHLWEFVLGTETFHLGYTETGHCQGKANPALAAPQRLQWDIPEQCRAVIESSCQVATALADDVELYCFQFLPFGKGLIKKCRTSPDAFVQIALQLAHFRDRGKFCLTYEASMTRMFREGRTETVRSCTSESTAFVQAMAEGSRMKADLRDLFRKASKKHQNMYRLAMTGAGIDRHLFCLYVVSKYLGVSSPFLAEVLSEPWRLSTSQIAQFQIRMFDPDKYPKHLGAGGGFGPVADDGYGVSYMIAGENTIFFHISSKFSSSETNAQRFGNHIRQALLDIANLFQGPKADS; the protein is encoded by the exons ATGGCGGAAGCGCACCAGGCCGTGGCCTTCCAGTTCACCGTGACCCCAGACGGGGTGGACTTCCGGCTCAGTCGGGAGGCCCTGAAGCACATCTACCTGTCCGGGATCAACTCCTGGAAGAAACGCCTGATTCGCATCAAG AATGGCATCCTCAGGGGCGTGTACCCTGGCAGCCCCACCAGCTGGCTGGTCATTGTCATGGCGACGGTGGGCTCTTCCTACTGCAAGGTGGACATCTCCATGGGGCTGGTGTGCTGCATCCAGAGATGCCTCCCTGAGGG ATGTGGCCCCTACCGGACCCCACAGACCCGGGCACTTCTCAGCATGGCCATTTTCTCCACTGGGGTCTGGATGATGGGCATCTTCTTCTTCCGCCAAACCCTGAAACTGCTTCTTTCCTACCACGGTTGGATGTTCGAGATGCACGGCCAGACCAGCCACTTCACCAAAGTCTGGGCTGTGAGCAGGAGCCGGTGGAGGGGTTCAGGCATCTGGTTTGAGACTCTGGGGACCTCATTTGGGGTTGTAagctgggagaggcag ATCTGTGTCCGCCTGCTGTCCAGCCGGAGGCCCATGCTCTACAGCTTCCAGACATCCCTGCCCAAGCTTCCTGTGCCCAGCGTGCCGGCCACAGTTCAGCGG TACTTGGAGTCTGTGCGGCCCTTGCTGGATGATGAGGAATACTACCGAATGGAGGTCCTGGCCAAGGAATTCCAGGACAAGACCGCCCCCCGGCTGCAGAAGTACCTGGTCCTCAAGTCATGGTGGGCAACCAACTAT GTGAGTGACTGGTGGGAAGAGTATGTGTACCTGCGCAGCAGGGCGCCTCTCGTGGTGAACAGCAACTACTATGTCATG GACTTCGTGCTCATCAAGAATACAAACATCCAGGCAGCCCGCCTGGGCAACGTCGTGCACGCTATGATCATGTACCGCCGTAAACTGGACCGCGAGGAGATCAAGCCT GTGATGGCCCTGGGCATTGTGCCCATGTGTTCCTACCAGATGGAGAGGATGTTCAACACGACCCGGATCCCGGGCAAGGAGACAG ACCTGCTGCAGCACCTGTCGGACAGCAGGCACGTGGCTGTCTACCACAAGGGCCGCTTCTTCAAGCTGTGGCTGTATGAGGGCTCCCAGCTGCTCAAGCCCTGCGACCTGGAGCTGCAGTTCCAGAGGATCCTGGACGACCCGTCCCCGCCCCAGCCCGGGGAGGAGAAGCTAGCAGCGCTCACGGCCGGGGGAAG ACTGGAGTGGGCACAGGCGCGCCAGGCCTTCTTCAGCTCCGGCAAGAACAAGGCTGCTCTGGATGCCATCGAGCGAGCTGCCTTCTTTGTGGCCCTGGACGAGGAGTCTCACCACTACGACCCCGAGGATGAGGCCAGCCTCAGCCTGTACGGCAAGGCCCTGCTGCACGGCAACTGCTACAACAG GTGGTTCGACAAGTCTTTCACGGTCATCGCCTTCAAGAACGGCCAGCTGGGCCTCAACACAGAACACGCGTGGGCAGACGCCCCCATCATAGGGCACCTCTGGGAG TTTGTCCTGGGTACTGAGACCTTTCACCTCGGCTACACGGAGACTGGGCACTGCCAGGGCAAAGCTAACCCCGCGCTGGCCGCTCCCCAGCGGCTGCAGTGGGACATCCCTGAGCAG TGCCGAGCGGTCATCGAGAGCTCCTGCCAGGTGGCCACGGCACTAGCCGACGACGTGGAGCTGTACTGCTTCCAGTTCCTGCCGTTCGGCAAAGGCCTCATCAAGAAGTGTCGCACTAGCCCGGACGCCTTCGTGCAGATTGCCCTGCAACTCGCCCACTTCCGG gaCAGGGGCAAGTTCTGTCTCACCTACGAGGCCTCCATGACCAGGATGTTCCGGGAGGGACGGACCGAGACCGTGCGCTCCTGCACCAGCGAGTCCACAGCCTTCGTGCAGGCCATGGCAGAGGGGTCCCGCATG AAAGCTGACCTCCGAGACCTCTTCCGGAAGGCTTCCAAGAAACACCAGAATATGTACCGCCTGGCGATGACAGGGGCTGGCATAGACAGGCACCTCTTCTGCCTCTACGTGGTCTCCAAGTACCTGGGGGTCAGCTCCCCTTTCCTGGCTGAG GTGCTCTCGGAGCCCTGGCGCCTCTCCACCAGCCAGATTGCTCAATTCCAGATCCGCATGTTCGACCCAGACAAGTACCCCAAACACCTGGGCGCCGGTGGTGGCTTTGGCCCT GTGGCAGACGATGGCTACGGGGTTTCCTACATGATCGCGGGCGAGAACACCATCTTCTTCCACATCTCCAGCAAGTTCTCAAGCTCAGAGACG AACGCCCAGCGCTTTGGAAACCACATCCGCCAAGCTCTGCTGGACATCGCTAATCTTTTCCAAGGTCCCAAGGCTGACAGCTGA
- the CPT1B gene encoding carnitine O-palmitoyltransferase 1, muscle isoform isoform X2, whose product MAEAHQAVAFQFTVTPDGVDFRLSREALKHIYLSGINSWKKRLIRIKNGILRGVYPGSPTSWLVIVMATVGSSYCKVDISMGLVCCIQRCLPEGCGPYRTPQTRALLSMAIFSTGVWMMGIFFFRQTLKLLLSYHGWMFEMHGQTSHFTKVWAVSRSRWRGSGIWFETLGTSFGVICVRLLSSRRPMLYSFQTSLPKLPVPSVPATVQRYLESVRPLLDDEEYYRMEVLAKEFQDKTAPRLQKYLVLKSWWATNYVSDWWEEYVYLRSRAPLVVNSNYYVMDFVLIKNTNIQAARLGNVVHAMIMYRRKLDREEIKPVMALGIVPMCSYQMERMFNTTRIPGKETDLLQHLSDSRHVAVYHKGRFFKLWLYEGSQLLKPCDLELQFQRILDDPSPPQPGEEKLAALTAGGRLEWAQARQAFFSSGKNKAALDAIERAAFFVALDEESHHYDPEDEASLSLYGKALLHGNCYNRWFDKSFTVIAFKNGQLGLNTEHAWADAPIIGHLWEFVLGTETFHLGYTETGHCQGKANPALAAPQRLQWDIPEQCRAVIESSCQVATALADDVELYCFQFLPFGKGLIKKCRTSPDAFVQIALQLAHFRDRGKFCLTYEASMTRMFREGRTETVRSCTSESTAFVQAMAEGSRMKADLRDLFRKASKKHQNMYRLAMTGAGIDRHLFCLYVVSKYLGVSSPFLAEVLSEPWRLSTSQIAQFQIRMFDPDKYPKHLGAGGGFGPVADDGYGVSYMIAGENTIFFHISSKFSSSETNAQRFGNHIRQALLDIANLFQGPKADS is encoded by the exons ATGGCGGAAGCGCACCAGGCCGTGGCCTTCCAGTTCACCGTGACCCCAGACGGGGTGGACTTCCGGCTCAGTCGGGAGGCCCTGAAGCACATCTACCTGTCCGGGATCAACTCCTGGAAGAAACGCCTGATTCGCATCAAG AATGGCATCCTCAGGGGCGTGTACCCTGGCAGCCCCACCAGCTGGCTGGTCATTGTCATGGCGACGGTGGGCTCTTCCTACTGCAAGGTGGACATCTCCATGGGGCTGGTGTGCTGCATCCAGAGATGCCTCCCTGAGGG ATGTGGCCCCTACCGGACCCCACAGACCCGGGCACTTCTCAGCATGGCCATTTTCTCCACTGGGGTCTGGATGATGGGCATCTTCTTCTTCCGCCAAACCCTGAAACTGCTTCTTTCCTACCACGGTTGGATGTTCGAGATGCACGGCCAGACCAGCCACTTCACCAAAGTCTGGGCTGTGAGCAGGAGCCGGTGGAGGGGTTCAGGCATCTGGTTTGAGACTCTGGGGACCTCATTTGGGGTT ATCTGTGTCCGCCTGCTGTCCAGCCGGAGGCCCATGCTCTACAGCTTCCAGACATCCCTGCCCAAGCTTCCTGTGCCCAGCGTGCCGGCCACAGTTCAGCGG TACTTGGAGTCTGTGCGGCCCTTGCTGGATGATGAGGAATACTACCGAATGGAGGTCCTGGCCAAGGAATTCCAGGACAAGACCGCCCCCCGGCTGCAGAAGTACCTGGTCCTCAAGTCATGGTGGGCAACCAACTAT GTGAGTGACTGGTGGGAAGAGTATGTGTACCTGCGCAGCAGGGCGCCTCTCGTGGTGAACAGCAACTACTATGTCATG GACTTCGTGCTCATCAAGAATACAAACATCCAGGCAGCCCGCCTGGGCAACGTCGTGCACGCTATGATCATGTACCGCCGTAAACTGGACCGCGAGGAGATCAAGCCT GTGATGGCCCTGGGCATTGTGCCCATGTGTTCCTACCAGATGGAGAGGATGTTCAACACGACCCGGATCCCGGGCAAGGAGACAG ACCTGCTGCAGCACCTGTCGGACAGCAGGCACGTGGCTGTCTACCACAAGGGCCGCTTCTTCAAGCTGTGGCTGTATGAGGGCTCCCAGCTGCTCAAGCCCTGCGACCTGGAGCTGCAGTTCCAGAGGATCCTGGACGACCCGTCCCCGCCCCAGCCCGGGGAGGAGAAGCTAGCAGCGCTCACGGCCGGGGGAAG ACTGGAGTGGGCACAGGCGCGCCAGGCCTTCTTCAGCTCCGGCAAGAACAAGGCTGCTCTGGATGCCATCGAGCGAGCTGCCTTCTTTGTGGCCCTGGACGAGGAGTCTCACCACTACGACCCCGAGGATGAGGCCAGCCTCAGCCTGTACGGCAAGGCCCTGCTGCACGGCAACTGCTACAACAG GTGGTTCGACAAGTCTTTCACGGTCATCGCCTTCAAGAACGGCCAGCTGGGCCTCAACACAGAACACGCGTGGGCAGACGCCCCCATCATAGGGCACCTCTGGGAG TTTGTCCTGGGTACTGAGACCTTTCACCTCGGCTACACGGAGACTGGGCACTGCCAGGGCAAAGCTAACCCCGCGCTGGCCGCTCCCCAGCGGCTGCAGTGGGACATCCCTGAGCAG TGCCGAGCGGTCATCGAGAGCTCCTGCCAGGTGGCCACGGCACTAGCCGACGACGTGGAGCTGTACTGCTTCCAGTTCCTGCCGTTCGGCAAAGGCCTCATCAAGAAGTGTCGCACTAGCCCGGACGCCTTCGTGCAGATTGCCCTGCAACTCGCCCACTTCCGG gaCAGGGGCAAGTTCTGTCTCACCTACGAGGCCTCCATGACCAGGATGTTCCGGGAGGGACGGACCGAGACCGTGCGCTCCTGCACCAGCGAGTCCACAGCCTTCGTGCAGGCCATGGCAGAGGGGTCCCGCATG AAAGCTGACCTCCGAGACCTCTTCCGGAAGGCTTCCAAGAAACACCAGAATATGTACCGCCTGGCGATGACAGGGGCTGGCATAGACAGGCACCTCTTCTGCCTCTACGTGGTCTCCAAGTACCTGGGGGTCAGCTCCCCTTTCCTGGCTGAG GTGCTCTCGGAGCCCTGGCGCCTCTCCACCAGCCAGATTGCTCAATTCCAGATCCGCATGTTCGACCCAGACAAGTACCCCAAACACCTGGGCGCCGGTGGTGGCTTTGGCCCT GTGGCAGACGATGGCTACGGGGTTTCCTACATGATCGCGGGCGAGAACACCATCTTCTTCCACATCTCCAGCAAGTTCTCAAGCTCAGAGACG AACGCCCAGCGCTTTGGAAACCACATCCGCCAAGCTCTGCTGGACATCGCTAATCTTTTCCAAGGTCCCAAGGCTGACAGCTGA
- the CPT1B gene encoding carnitine O-palmitoyltransferase 1, muscle isoform isoform X3, which produces MAEAHQAVAFQFTVTPDGVDFRLSREALKHIYLSGINSWKKRLIRIKNGILRGVYPGSPTSWLVIVMATVGSSYCKVDISMGLVCCIQRCLPEGCGPYRTPQTRALLSMAIFSTGVWMMGIFFFRQTLKLLLSYHGWMFEMHGQTSHFTKVWAICVRLLSSRRPMLYSFQTSLPKLPVPSVPATVQRYLESVRPLLDDEEYYRMEVLAKEFQDKTAPRLQKYLVLKSWWATNYVSDWWEEYVYLRSRAPLVVNSNYYVMDFVLIKNTNIQAARLGNVVHAMIMYRRKLDREEIKPVMALGIVPMCSYQMERMFNTTRIPGKETDLLQHLSDSRHVAVYHKGRFFKLWLYEGSQLLKPCDLELQFQRILDDPSPPQPGEEKLAALTAGGRLEWAQARQAFFSSGKNKAALDAIERAAFFVALDEESHHYDPEDEASLSLYGKALLHGNCYNRWFDKSFTVIAFKNGQLGLNTEHAWADAPIIGHLWEFVLGTETFHLGYTETGHCQGKANPALAAPQRLQWDIPEQCRAVIESSCQVATALADDVELYCFQFLPFGKGLIKKCRTSPDAFVQIALQLAHFRDRGKFCLTYEASMTRMFREGRTETVRSCTSESTAFVQAMAEGSRMKADLRDLFRKASKKHQNMYRLAMTGAGIDRHLFCLYVVSKYLGVSSPFLAEVLSEPWRLSTSQIAQFQIRMFDPDKYPKHLGAGGGFGPVADDGYGVSYMIAGENTIFFHISSKFSSSETNAQRFGNHIRQALLDIANLFQGPKADS; this is translated from the exons ATGGCGGAAGCGCACCAGGCCGTGGCCTTCCAGTTCACCGTGACCCCAGACGGGGTGGACTTCCGGCTCAGTCGGGAGGCCCTGAAGCACATCTACCTGTCCGGGATCAACTCCTGGAAGAAACGCCTGATTCGCATCAAG AATGGCATCCTCAGGGGCGTGTACCCTGGCAGCCCCACCAGCTGGCTGGTCATTGTCATGGCGACGGTGGGCTCTTCCTACTGCAAGGTGGACATCTCCATGGGGCTGGTGTGCTGCATCCAGAGATGCCTCCCTGAGGG ATGTGGCCCCTACCGGACCCCACAGACCCGGGCACTTCTCAGCATGGCCATTTTCTCCACTGGGGTCTGGATGATGGGCATCTTCTTCTTCCGCCAAACCCTGAAACTGCTTCTTTCCTACCACGGTTGGATGTTCGAGATGCACGGCCAGACCAGCCACTTCACCAAAGTCTGGGCT ATCTGTGTCCGCCTGCTGTCCAGCCGGAGGCCCATGCTCTACAGCTTCCAGACATCCCTGCCCAAGCTTCCTGTGCCCAGCGTGCCGGCCACAGTTCAGCGG TACTTGGAGTCTGTGCGGCCCTTGCTGGATGATGAGGAATACTACCGAATGGAGGTCCTGGCCAAGGAATTCCAGGACAAGACCGCCCCCCGGCTGCAGAAGTACCTGGTCCTCAAGTCATGGTGGGCAACCAACTAT GTGAGTGACTGGTGGGAAGAGTATGTGTACCTGCGCAGCAGGGCGCCTCTCGTGGTGAACAGCAACTACTATGTCATG GACTTCGTGCTCATCAAGAATACAAACATCCAGGCAGCCCGCCTGGGCAACGTCGTGCACGCTATGATCATGTACCGCCGTAAACTGGACCGCGAGGAGATCAAGCCT GTGATGGCCCTGGGCATTGTGCCCATGTGTTCCTACCAGATGGAGAGGATGTTCAACACGACCCGGATCCCGGGCAAGGAGACAG ACCTGCTGCAGCACCTGTCGGACAGCAGGCACGTGGCTGTCTACCACAAGGGCCGCTTCTTCAAGCTGTGGCTGTATGAGGGCTCCCAGCTGCTCAAGCCCTGCGACCTGGAGCTGCAGTTCCAGAGGATCCTGGACGACCCGTCCCCGCCCCAGCCCGGGGAGGAGAAGCTAGCAGCGCTCACGGCCGGGGGAAG ACTGGAGTGGGCACAGGCGCGCCAGGCCTTCTTCAGCTCCGGCAAGAACAAGGCTGCTCTGGATGCCATCGAGCGAGCTGCCTTCTTTGTGGCCCTGGACGAGGAGTCTCACCACTACGACCCCGAGGATGAGGCCAGCCTCAGCCTGTACGGCAAGGCCCTGCTGCACGGCAACTGCTACAACAG GTGGTTCGACAAGTCTTTCACGGTCATCGCCTTCAAGAACGGCCAGCTGGGCCTCAACACAGAACACGCGTGGGCAGACGCCCCCATCATAGGGCACCTCTGGGAG TTTGTCCTGGGTACTGAGACCTTTCACCTCGGCTACACGGAGACTGGGCACTGCCAGGGCAAAGCTAACCCCGCGCTGGCCGCTCCCCAGCGGCTGCAGTGGGACATCCCTGAGCAG TGCCGAGCGGTCATCGAGAGCTCCTGCCAGGTGGCCACGGCACTAGCCGACGACGTGGAGCTGTACTGCTTCCAGTTCCTGCCGTTCGGCAAAGGCCTCATCAAGAAGTGTCGCACTAGCCCGGACGCCTTCGTGCAGATTGCCCTGCAACTCGCCCACTTCCGG gaCAGGGGCAAGTTCTGTCTCACCTACGAGGCCTCCATGACCAGGATGTTCCGGGAGGGACGGACCGAGACCGTGCGCTCCTGCACCAGCGAGTCCACAGCCTTCGTGCAGGCCATGGCAGAGGGGTCCCGCATG AAAGCTGACCTCCGAGACCTCTTCCGGAAGGCTTCCAAGAAACACCAGAATATGTACCGCCTGGCGATGACAGGGGCTGGCATAGACAGGCACCTCTTCTGCCTCTACGTGGTCTCCAAGTACCTGGGGGTCAGCTCCCCTTTCCTGGCTGAG GTGCTCTCGGAGCCCTGGCGCCTCTCCACCAGCCAGATTGCTCAATTCCAGATCCGCATGTTCGACCCAGACAAGTACCCCAAACACCTGGGCGCCGGTGGTGGCTTTGGCCCT GTGGCAGACGATGGCTACGGGGTTTCCTACATGATCGCGGGCGAGAACACCATCTTCTTCCACATCTCCAGCAAGTTCTCAAGCTCAGAGACG AACGCCCAGCGCTTTGGAAACCACATCCGCCAAGCTCTGCTGGACATCGCTAATCTTTTCCAAGGTCCCAAGGCTGACAGCTGA
- the CPT1B gene encoding carnitine O-palmitoyltransferase 1, muscle isoform isoform X4 has translation MWPLPDPTDPGTSQHGHFLHWGLDDGHLLLPPNPETASFLPRLDVRDARPDQPLHQSLGCEQEPVEGFRHLICVRLLSSRRPMLYSFQTSLPKLPVPSVPATVQRYLESVRPLLDDEEYYRMEVLAKEFQDKTAPRLQKYLVLKSWWATNYVSDWWEEYVYLRSRAPLVVNSNYYVMDFVLIKNTNIQAARLGNVVHAMIMYRRKLDREEIKPVMALGIVPMCSYQMERMFNTTRIPGKETDLLQHLSDSRHVAVYHKGRFFKLWLYEGSQLLKPCDLELQFQRILDDPSPPQPGEEKLAALTAGGRLEWAQARQAFFSSGKNKAALDAIERAAFFVALDEESHHYDPEDEASLSLYGKALLHGNCYNRWFDKSFTVIAFKNGQLGLNTEHAWADAPIIGHLWEFVLGTETFHLGYTETGHCQGKANPALAAPQRLQWDIPEQCRAVIESSCQVATALADDVELYCFQFLPFGKGLIKKCRTSPDAFVQIALQLAHFRDRGKFCLTYEASMTRMFREGRTETVRSCTSESTAFVQAMAEGSRMKADLRDLFRKASKKHQNMYRLAMTGAGIDRHLFCLYVVSKYLGVSSPFLAEVLSEPWRLSTSQIAQFQIRMFDPDKYPKHLGAGGGFGPVADDGYGVSYMIAGENTIFFHISSKFSSSETNAQRFGNHIRQALLDIANLFQGPKADS, from the exons ATGTGGCCCCTACCGGACCCCACAGACCCGGGCACTTCTCAGCATGGCCATTTTCTCCACTGGGGTCTGGATGATGGGCATCTTCTTCTTCCGCCAAACCCTGAAACTGCTTCTTTCCTACCACGGTTGGATGTTCGAGATGCACGGCCAGACCAGCCACTTCACCAAAGTCTGGGCTGTGAGCAGGAGCCGGTGGAGGGGTTCAGGCATCTG ATCTGTGTCCGCCTGCTGTCCAGCCGGAGGCCCATGCTCTACAGCTTCCAGACATCCCTGCCCAAGCTTCCTGTGCCCAGCGTGCCGGCCACAGTTCAGCGG TACTTGGAGTCTGTGCGGCCCTTGCTGGATGATGAGGAATACTACCGAATGGAGGTCCTGGCCAAGGAATTCCAGGACAAGACCGCCCCCCGGCTGCAGAAGTACCTGGTCCTCAAGTCATGGTGGGCAACCAACTAT GTGAGTGACTGGTGGGAAGAGTATGTGTACCTGCGCAGCAGGGCGCCTCTCGTGGTGAACAGCAACTACTATGTCATG GACTTCGTGCTCATCAAGAATACAAACATCCAGGCAGCCCGCCTGGGCAACGTCGTGCACGCTATGATCATGTACCGCCGTAAACTGGACCGCGAGGAGATCAAGCCT GTGATGGCCCTGGGCATTGTGCCCATGTGTTCCTACCAGATGGAGAGGATGTTCAACACGACCCGGATCCCGGGCAAGGAGACAG ACCTGCTGCAGCACCTGTCGGACAGCAGGCACGTGGCTGTCTACCACAAGGGCCGCTTCTTCAAGCTGTGGCTGTATGAGGGCTCCCAGCTGCTCAAGCCCTGCGACCTGGAGCTGCAGTTCCAGAGGATCCTGGACGACCCGTCCCCGCCCCAGCCCGGGGAGGAGAAGCTAGCAGCGCTCACGGCCGGGGGAAG ACTGGAGTGGGCACAGGCGCGCCAGGCCTTCTTCAGCTCCGGCAAGAACAAGGCTGCTCTGGATGCCATCGAGCGAGCTGCCTTCTTTGTGGCCCTGGACGAGGAGTCTCACCACTACGACCCCGAGGATGAGGCCAGCCTCAGCCTGTACGGCAAGGCCCTGCTGCACGGCAACTGCTACAACAG GTGGTTCGACAAGTCTTTCACGGTCATCGCCTTCAAGAACGGCCAGCTGGGCCTCAACACAGAACACGCGTGGGCAGACGCCCCCATCATAGGGCACCTCTGGGAG TTTGTCCTGGGTACTGAGACCTTTCACCTCGGCTACACGGAGACTGGGCACTGCCAGGGCAAAGCTAACCCCGCGCTGGCCGCTCCCCAGCGGCTGCAGTGGGACATCCCTGAGCAG TGCCGAGCGGTCATCGAGAGCTCCTGCCAGGTGGCCACGGCACTAGCCGACGACGTGGAGCTGTACTGCTTCCAGTTCCTGCCGTTCGGCAAAGGCCTCATCAAGAAGTGTCGCACTAGCCCGGACGCCTTCGTGCAGATTGCCCTGCAACTCGCCCACTTCCGG gaCAGGGGCAAGTTCTGTCTCACCTACGAGGCCTCCATGACCAGGATGTTCCGGGAGGGACGGACCGAGACCGTGCGCTCCTGCACCAGCGAGTCCACAGCCTTCGTGCAGGCCATGGCAGAGGGGTCCCGCATG AAAGCTGACCTCCGAGACCTCTTCCGGAAGGCTTCCAAGAAACACCAGAATATGTACCGCCTGGCGATGACAGGGGCTGGCATAGACAGGCACCTCTTCTGCCTCTACGTGGTCTCCAAGTACCTGGGGGTCAGCTCCCCTTTCCTGGCTGAG GTGCTCTCGGAGCCCTGGCGCCTCTCCACCAGCCAGATTGCTCAATTCCAGATCCGCATGTTCGACCCAGACAAGTACCCCAAACACCTGGGCGCCGGTGGTGGCTTTGGCCCT GTGGCAGACGATGGCTACGGGGTTTCCTACATGATCGCGGGCGAGAACACCATCTTCTTCCACATCTCCAGCAAGTTCTCAAGCTCAGAGACG AACGCCCAGCGCTTTGGAAACCACATCCGCCAAGCTCTGCTGGACATCGCTAATCTTTTCCAAGGTCCCAAGGCTGACAGCTGA